A part of Leishmania panamensis strain MHOM/PA/94/PSC-1 chromosome 34 sequence genomic DNA contains:
- a CDS encoding RNA 3'-terminal phosphate cyclase, putative (TriTrypDB/GeneDB-style sysID: LpmP.34.1550): protein MLHFEGSSLLRHHIVCSILSKRPVRITNIHDGEDPVGIQAYEANFLKFIDRITSGSSLRCADNNTTLQFTPGMILGGSFSHEVPSQRCVTYVIEAALLLLPFAKFDSRITFVGATQGELDLSVDTVRTVTLRWVQLFGVQGSLRIIRRGAAPGGGGAVELDIKAIRRLTSATAKERGRVRRIRGIAFASRAAADLPQRTATAAKGELLNLLPDVYVVTDVDNSKANRNDRVSGYGVVLVAETTSKLCVISQESVAMPQESPEDVGKRAAQLLLDQIYEGGCVDAHHQMLVLLLMALSPDEVSTIRFGQLSVSGVSALLLMDSYFGVSCAVKSDPSFVGPNLPPTTLVTCLGSNAVNTWKKSS from the coding sequence ATGCTGCACTTCGAGGGTAGCAGCTTGCTTCGACACCATATTGTGTGTAGCATCCTCTCAAAGCGCCCGGTGCGCATCACCAACATCCACGATGGCGAGGACCCAGTAGGCATTCAGGCATACGAAGCAAACTTCCTCAAGTTCATCGACCGCATCACAAGTGGCTCCTCCCTGCGGTGCGCCGACAACAATACCACGTTGCAGTTCACACCTGGCATGATCTTAGGTGGGTCCTTCTCGCACGAGGTGCCCTCGCAGCGATGCGTGACGTACGTTatcgaggcggcgctgctgctgcttccgtTTGCGAAGTTTGACTCGCGCATCACTTTTGTAGGCGCCACACAAGGCGAGCTCGACCTCTCAGTGGATACGGTGCGCACTGTCACCCTGAGGTGGGTACAGCTCTTTGGAGTGCAGGGTAGTCTGCGGATcatccgccgcggcgccgcgccaggtggtggtggtgcggtaGAGCTAGACATCAAGGCCATTCGGCGCCTCACTAGCGCTACAGCGAAGGAGCGCGGGCGAGTGCGCCGCATTCGCGGCATTGCCTTCGCCTCTCGGGCTGCAGCCGATCTGCCACAGCGAACCGCTACTGCAGCCAAAGGAGAACTGCTCAACTTGCTGCCAGATGTGTACGTGGTGACCGATGTCGACAACAGTAAAGCCAACCGGAATGACCGCGTGAGCGGCTATGGTGTTGTACTGGTCGCCGAGACAACGAGCAAGCTTTGCGTCATCTCCCAAGAGTCGGTCGCCATGCCGCAGGAATCACCGGAGGACGTTGGCAAGCGGGCGGCACAGCTTTTGCTCGACCAGATTTACGAGGGAGGCTGCGTCGACGCGCACCATCagatgctggtgctgctgttgatggCGCTCAGCCCAGACGAGGTATCAACCATTCGCTTTGGCCAGCTGAGCGTGAGTGGTGTGTCGGCTCTGCTTCTGATGGACTCGTATTTTGGGGTGTCGTGCGCTGTCAAGTCGGACCCGTCCTTTGTGGGGCCGAATTTGCCCCCCACAACATTAGTGACCTGCCTCGGAAGCAATGCCGTGAATACGTGGAAAAAGTCAAGCTAA
- a CDS encoding ubiquitin hydrolase, putative (TriTrypDB/GeneDB-style sysID: LpmP.34.1580), whose product MLAVLDVAKHVFWNDTAFNRKLLPSEAELEKCSYTITDLATMTGKERISVFKQCGIDPSLFPLFLRSLQHITALHGAGKIDGSYMIHRHLSAHQWSPFSANTPLLGYANVNSSSYREQCSSVAKETNKDDVGDLERGLGCYSRYNGLLNQGATCYLNSLLQALFHITAFRAIIYHMPTKDEAEQHASVESTVPKSIPYALQRLFCHLQMSTRAVGTHELTESFGWGAADSFIQHDVHELTRVLLDNLEEKLTAQQTETGNSTPKENAIHRLFTGSLESYVKVEEVNYYGSREEPFYDLQLVVKNKMNIYSSFDAFFQVEVLDGKNKYCLECNGKKSYHRAEKGVRLKKIPPILLLHLARFDYDIHQGETKVLTRWDYYNTLDLSCYMPESPATDTHYTLCSVLVHSGSNTGFGHYFCFLLCSGAWYKFNDEVVTPAKLKEVFGDNFGGFKLNYWGSEIPNTANAYMLVYIRTSQLSSILCPIGSDDVPQHVVQQLERERVAQERRVKEQAEDYLYGRVHFILPSDIVDQEEYLMSRRPVTQRLSSHKTLRILLDDEALPAFQNFVTRQFGVDAEQQLLWFASSRTGGSEIRLSRQVRANMKVRQLLQSAKECCVLVTTPTTAPVIELDQGCTYREYEVFHHKLYDPLQLKVFFLGCTVLHRDPSGNIKQACESMELHVRALIADLPNLTKQLHDHHLKKLPEAKQTLPSKPWSAGSLESYRSHQDLVSRDEAEAVVVRRGMPQEALGAVRETEAHEFLPCNELYSGDILIWKLDTPNEDPANVFYPDIQSFQHFLQHRIPVELKLNRNPDYPLLIATELAEDMTYEQLQRYIARLIGDIENYDRIRFTRHNPETELPYFMKGKKHDRATLARLLMPASSRVPALSKYLYYEYCKYTVTEIENAHSLQFKLYGDNVKVVSAHWILLPHDLPITAELLFPACVREIQKDYAIGACPAVAALLNEDPERAANNSTIAFVKRLMQMDCKSAHEWLRLVDVWRGRVYNILDKNHVLLFEHNTFEESAEYRIEHLPAPIPGIRPSDQAVFQVHHFTMVRQRRDAIETHSEPFSMYVNFNETSNQLLRRIAVKLEMIYAAVQDWKVCLVKESRVKVIAPDALMGTHITNFCPLECYQPNQIEPSKAAFIGLEHAPLSKRTGKREDKVLILN is encoded by the coding sequence ATGCTTGCTGTTTTGGATGTGGCAAAGCACGTATTTTGGAATGACACTGCGTTTAATAGAAAACTGCTTCCCTCGGAAGCTGAGCTGGAGAAATGCAGCTACACGATTACTGACCTGGCGACCATGACCGGGAAGGAGCGGATTTCTGTCTTCAAGCAGTGCGGGATtgacccttctctctttcctctttttctgagGTCACTTCAGCACATCACCGCTCTCCATGGAGCGGGTAAAATTGACGGCAGTTACATGATTCATCGGCATCTGAGTGCACACCAGTGGAGTCCCTTCTCCGCTAACACTCCCCTTCTAGGCTACGCGAACGTGAATAGCTCATCGTACCGCGAGCAGTGCTCATCTGTAGCAAAGGAGACAAATAAGGATGATGTAGGTGACTTGGAAAGAGGCCTAGGCTGTTATTCCCGCTACAATGGTCTGCTCAATCAGGGCGCAACCTGCTACCTCAACTCGCTTCTCCAGGCTCTCTTTCATATAACAGCGTTTCGGGCTATTATCTATCACATGCCGACTAAAGATGAAGCGGAGCAACACGCCAGCGTGGAATCAACAGTGCCCAAAAGCATTCCATATGCCCTGCAACGGCTTTTTTGCCACTTGCAGATGTCGACGCGCGCTGTCGGCACACACGAACTCACTGAGTCATTTGGGTGGGGAGCAGCCGATAGCTTTATTCAACATGACGTGCATGAACTAACGCGCGTTCTTCTCGATAATttggaggagaagctgacTGCTCAACAAACTGAAACCGGAAATTCGACGCCAAAGGAAAATGCGATTCATCGCCTCTTCACAGGCTCCTTGGAAAGCTACGTCAAAGTCGAAGAGGTGAACTACTACGGATCCCGTGAAGAGCCGTTTTATGATCTCCAGCTTGTTGTGAAGAACAAGATGAACATATACTCGAGCTTCGACGCTTTTTTCCAGGTCGAGGTGCTGGATGGGAAAAACAAGTACTGCCTAGAATGTAATGGGAAAAAGTCGTATCATCGTGCAGAGAAGGGCGTCCGGCTCAAGAAGATCCCTCCCATTCTCCTTCTGCACCTGGCACGCTTTGACTATGACATTCACCAGGGTGAGACCAAGGTGCTGACGCGCTGGGACTACTACAACACTCTGGATCTGTCGTGTTACATGCCGGAGTCGCCGGCGACGGACACGCACTACACCTTGTGCAGCGTACTGGTGCACTCCGGGTCAAACACTGGTTTTGGCCACTATTTTTGCTTCCTTCTATGCTCTGGTGCTTGGTACAAGTTCAACGATGAGGTAGTCACCCCAGCAAAACTGAAGGAGGTGTTTGGTGACAACTTTGGTGGCTTCAAGCTCAACTACTGGGGTTCTGAGATCCCAAACACCGCCAACGCGTACATGCTCGTGTACATCCGCACAAGCCAACTCAGCTCCATTTTATGCCCGATTGGCAGCGATGACGTCCCACAACATGTGGTACAGCAGCTGGAAAGAGAGCGTGTTGCGCAAGAGCGTCGCGTCAAAGAGCAGGCTGAAGACTACCTCTACGGGCGAGTGCATTTCATACTGCCGAGCGATATCGTCGACCAGGAAGAGTACCTTATGTCGCGTCGACCAGTGACGCAGAGGCTCTCCTCTCACAAAACACTGCGCATTTTGCTCGACGACGAAGCGTTGCCTGCTTTTCAGAACTTTGTGACTCGGCAGTTTGGTGTCGACGCCGAGCAGCAGTTGCTGTGGTTTGCCTCATCGCGTACAGGTGGGTCAGAAATTCGGCTTTCTAGGCAGGTCAGGGCAAACATGAAGGTGCGACAGCTCTTGCAAAGTGCAAAGGAGTGCTGCGTGCTCGTCACAACTCCAACAACTGCCCCAGTAATCGAGCTCGATCAGGGCTGCACGTACCGCGAGTACGAGGTGTTTCACCACAAGCTGTACGACCCGCTGCAACTCAAAGTGTTTTTTCTAGGGTGCAccgtgctgcaccgcgaTCCGAGCGGGAACATAAAGCAGGCCTGCGAAAGCATGGAGTTACATGTGCGCGCCCTTATTGCTGACCTGCCAAACCTGACAAAGCAACTGCACGACCATCATCTGAAGAAGCTGCCGGAGGCAAAGCAGACACTACCGTCGAAGCCATGGAGTGCCGGCTCGCTCGAGTCCTACAGGTCACACCAGGATCTAGTCTCGAGGgatgaggcggaggcggtcgTTGTGAGGCGTGGTATGCCGCAGGAAGCGTTGGGGGCAGTGCGGGAAACCGAAGCGCACGAATTTTTGCCGTGCAACGAGCTTTACTCGGGTGACATTCTGATCTGGAAACTCGACACACCTAACGAGGATCCAGCGAACGTTTTCTACCCCGACATCCAGAGCTTTCAGCACTTCCTCCAGCACCGAATCCCGGTGGAGCTGAAGCTCAACCGCAACCCAGATTACCCTCTACTAATTGCGACCGAGCTTGCAGAGGACATGACGTacgagcagctccagcggtACATTGCACGGCTCATCGGCGACATTGAGAACTACGACCGCATTCGCTTTACTCGCCACAACCCGGAAACGGAGCTGCCGTACTTCATGAAGGGTAAGAAACACGATCGTGCAACTTTGGCGAGACTGTTGATGCCTGCTAGTTCGCGGGTTCCCGCCCTGTCCAAGTACCTCTACTACGAGTACTGCAAGTACACCGTCACCGAAATTGAGAATGCACACTCGCTGCAATTCAAGCTGTACGGCGACAACGTCAAAGTAGTGTCGGCGCACTGGATTCTGCTGCCGCATGATCTTCCTATCACGGCGGAACTGCTCTTTCCCGCCTGTGTGCGCGAGATTCAAAAAGACTACGCAATCGGTGCCTGcccggcggtggcagcgctgctcaaCGAGGATCCAGAACGCGCAGCCAACAACTCCACGATCGCCTTTGTGAAGCGGCTCATGCAGATGGACTGCAAGAGCGCACACGAGTGGCTGCGTCTGGTCGACGTGTGGCGCGGTCGAGTGTACAACATACTGGACAAAAACCACGTGCTTCTCTTTGAACACAATACCTTTGAAGAAAGTGCGGAGTATCGTATTGAGCACCTTCCCGCACCCATTCCAGGTATTCGCCCCTCAGACCAGGCGGTGTTTCAGGTGCATCACTTCACCATggtgcgccagcgccgcgacgcTATCGAGACACATAGTGAACCTTTCAGTATGTATGTCAACTTCAACGAAACGTCGAATCAGCTGCTACGCCGTATCGCCGTGAAGCTGGAGATGATCTACGCCGCGGTGCAGGATTGGAAGGTGTGTCTAGTGAAGGAGAGCCGGGTGAAAGTGATTGCACCGGATGCTCTGATGGGGACCCACATTACCAACTTCTGTCCCCTAGAGTGCTACCAACCGAACCAAATCGAGCCGTCGAAGGCAGCTTTCATTGGGCTGGAGCACGCTCCGCTCTCAAAGCGAACAGGTAAACGCGAAGACAAGGTGCTGATCCTCAACTGA
- a CDS encoding hypothetical protein (TriTrypDB/GeneDB-style sysID: LpmP.34.1540) encodes MKDTPLVGMDLDFSNRGLFAFDATKARSALVEVSAAAPRTTLSTTSTDGGDAASAALSLSALPAIRLLNLSYNSLHLFTGGETLKGLTVLDLSHNALTQLYGQSMPPTLVRLSVAHNQLAHLCNLAQYTPRLQVLEVGHNQLSTSALRDLPVSLTHLSAENNTIESLAPLGVLFHLTHLNLAQNQLESRDTLCALQPLVSLRHLDVRGNPMCEKGRRNSAGEDDGVTQLLHDVLPRLSRFNGTSLSQAPENRMWKTAHRQQQQNAKLSAVNCRGISHDVHGDNGVRRRGAREDSSGGGSSSSLLSSSQRQQHKLQEPTLEVRLMQAKVNELRRLLLTAQDEEGKARQKRALLMENVKSTAKVIDQQEVELEKLQSEVENLRGVDEKLQLSVAAAEHSFEQVHASLLASKAKLSASAVK; translated from the coding sequence ATGAAAGACACCCCGCTTGTCGGAATGGACTTGGACTTTTCAAATCGAGGGCTTTTCGCGTTTGATGCTACGAAGGCACGGTCAGCGCTGGTAGAGGTctctgcggcggcaccgcggaCTACCCTCTCGACTACCTCGACGGATGGGGGTgacgccgccagcgcagcgctgtcgctgtctgCACTCCCCGCCATCCGCCTATTGAACTTGTCCTACAactccctccacctcttcacCGGCGGAGAGACCTTGAAAGGACTCACAGTGTTGGACTTGTCGCACAACGCGCTGACACAGCTCTACGGTCAGAGCATGCCACCCACGCTGGTACGGCTCAGCGTCGCGCACAATCAGCTGGCACACCTGTGCAACTTGGCCCAGTACACACCACGACTGCAAGTACTGGAGGTCGGGCACAACCAACTGAGCACCTCTGCTCTGCGTGACCTACCTGTATCGCTGACGCACCTCAGCGCGGAGAACAACACAATTGAGTCGTTGGCGCCGCTCGGCGTCTTGTTTCACCTGACACACCTGAACTTAGCACAGAACCAGCTGGAAAGCAGAGATACCCTTTGCGCCTTGCAGCCACTTGTGTcactgcgccacctcgaCGTCCGCGGCAACCCCATGTGCGAGAAAGGTAGACGTAACAGTGCGGGCGAGGATGACGGTGTCacccagctgctgcacgacgtACTGCCCCGCCTGTCGCGCTTCAATGGAACTTCTCTCTCACAGGCACCAGAGAACCGCATGTGGAAGAcggcgcaccggcagcaacagcaaaatGCTAAACTCAGCGCAGTGAACTGTCGCGGCATTTCGCATGATGTTCATGGCGACAACGGTGtgcgacgacgaggcgcacgcgaggacagcagcggcggcggcagcagcagctccctcTTATCATCTTCCCAAAGACAACAGCACAAGCTCCAGGAGCCGACTTTGGAAGTCCGCCTCATGCAGGCGAAGGTGAATGAACTACGACGCCTGCTCTTAACCGCGCAGgatgaggagggaaaggccCGTCAGAAGCGTGCGCTGCTCATGGAGAACGTGAAGAGCACAGCCAAGGTGATTGATcagcaggaggtggagctggagaagcttCAAAGTGAGGTAGAAAACTTGCGGGGAGTGGATGAGAAGCTGCAGTTATCGGTAGCGGCTGCAGAGCACTCGTTTGAGCAGGTCCACGCGTCTCTTCTTGCGAGCAAGGCAAAACTCTCTGCCTCCGCTGTGAAGTAG
- a CDS encoding hypothetical protein (TriTrypDB/GeneDB-style sysID: LpmP.34.1530), with the protein MSPQIVERLGGFSRCTTLLTFAIHFLHSLFSVVNFLSWVNTPESRLTHNMKIVYLSLTIVCCLSYFLGASVFYMWAWRFPEPEEVAKRRRVYGVSINLLFCDLPIFIIETKIVRQLNFPAAIMGFTYVLTCVSFSCSVLRVWFFFMVRFIKFHFPTAWSIGSSYPTQATVAVRREMDVRNYTGGGCAAGDDGGSVTPPLTAAGHTILLSRNSGLYSDDRASTTGLYHTLTPDRARSDIYYSPPSSHYHTPSSGDLSTPREQNQRRYRCGMGTRLYRPRSAAPPLRI; encoded by the coding sequence ATGAGCCCCCAAATCGTTGAGCGACTGGGTGGGTTCTCCCGCTGTACAACGCTGCTTACCTTTGCAATTCACTTTTTGCACTCCCTCTTCAGCGTTGTGAACTTCCTGTCGTGGGTGAACACGCCGGAGTCGCGACTCACGCACAACATGAAGATTGTGTACCTCTCATTGACGATTgtctgctgcctctcctaCTTCTTAGGTGCCTCCGTCTTCTATATGTGGGCGTGGCGCTTCCCAGAGCCAGAGGAAGTGGcaaagcggcgccgcgtctACGGTGTCAGTATTAATCTGCTCTTCTGTGATTTACCCATCTTCATCATCGAAACGAAGATTGTGCGGCAGCTGAACTTCCCTGCCGCCATAATGGGCTTCACCTACGTCCTCACGTgcgtctccttctcctgctcaGTGCTTCGGGTGTGGTTCTTTTTCATGGTGCGATTCATCAAGTTCCACTTTCCGACCGCCTGGTCGATCGGCTCCAGCTACCCTACTCAAGCTACCGTTGCGGTGCGGCGCGAGATGGACGTGCGGAACTACACAGGCGGCGGTTGTGCTGCCGGGgacgatggcggcagcgtAACTCCACCACTCACCGCGGCAGGCCACACCATTTTACTGAGCCGCAACTCTGGCCTCTACAGCGATGACAGGGCAAGTACGACGGGGCTTTACCACACGCTCACCCCCGATCGAGCCCGCAGCGATATTTACTATAGCCCCCCCTCTAGCCACTATCACACACCGTCCTCGGGTGACTTAAGCACCCCACGAGAGCAGAATCAGCGCAGGTATCGCTGCGGTATGGGGACCCGCCTCTACAGACCCCGatcagctgctccgccgctTCGCATCTAA
- the CYP14 gene encoding cyclophilin 14, putative (TriTrypDB/GeneDB-style sysID: LpmP.34.1560), giving the protein MLRGNVGVCGRAGVALVRLRVCQSLPYASVALARTFCTSTTPLLASFRLSAFRFDSKNMSSKILKNSDYISSNNGGRSGDDSAAADRADTGKSPTAEAGTEMTVVQKDYGEETGHEGFHEEAIIVKDEKGNSITRIRRLPLTLIEEVPLPQRILTDLELVMMAWCEEHARQYAFFMTAIRIGVLLLLFIILYVFYQTTLSSERVVRGVNNMPADLRIGSVVYFDITENGTDIGRIVIGLLNEDCPLYCEYFHRRCTGNGGKGNSFRGMPLAAIVPRHCLIFGDGQEMEHDVPGFNSHYLPTEHLSNGAWRGALSAIAYGPNRESPNFSIHISSGDYKPQVFAIVLGGYNVIERMNNAGSKHGNAPKRHYVIEGCGELCTLAKSHIVPMPWKLYESVSVGYDEEKFGPRLSADVLKHSDEIGAAEHVTQQQQQQQRSLAEVRKKKWWFF; this is encoded by the coding sequence ATGCTGCGGGGTAatgtaggtgtgtgtggtcgtGCAGGGGTGGCACTAGTGCGGCTTCGAGTCTGTCAGTCGCTGCCATATGCATCCGTAGCTTTGGCGCGCACCTTCTGCACCTCCACAACCCCTCTCTTAGCAAGCTTTCGCCTTAGTGCTTTTCGCTTTGATAGCAAGAACATGAGCTCCAAAATTCTGAAGAACAGCGACTACATCTCTAGCAATAATGGTGGGAGGAGCGGCGACGacagtgccgctgcagaTAGGGCAGACACTGGCAAGTCGCCAACTGCAGAGGCCGGCACAGAGATGACGGTGGTACAGAAAGACTATGGCGAGGAGACGGGTCATGAGGGGTTTCATGAGGAAGCTATCATTGTGAAGGATGAGAAAGGCAACTCTATCACCCGCATTCGGCGCCTTCCTCTCACGCTTATCGAAGAAGttccactgccgcagcgcatTCTGACAGACCTGGAGCTTGTCATGATGGCCTGGTGTGAGGAGCATGCCCGGCAATATGCATTCTTCATGACGGCTATCCGCATCGGTGTGctcctgcttctcttcaTCATCTTGTACGTGTTTTACCAGACCACCCTGTCCAGTGAGCGAGTAGTGCGCGGCGTGAACAACATGCCGGCTGACCTGCGCATCGGCAGTGTTGTCTATTTCGATATCACAGAGAACGGCACCGACATTGGGCGCATTGTCATTGGTCTGCTCAACGAGGATTGCCCGCTCTACTGCGAGTACTTTCATCGTCGTTGCACGGGCAACGGAGGCAAGGGTAACTCCTTCCGTGGGATGCCCCTGGCGGCGATCGTGCCGCGACACTGCTTAATCTTTGGTGACGGACAGGAAATGGAGCACGATGTGCCCGGGTTCAACTCGCACTACCTGCCGACAGAGCACCTGAGCAACGGTGCCTGGCGCGGCGCGCTGTCTGCCATCGCGTACGGACCCAATCGTGAGAGCCCGAACTTTTCTATTCACATCTCATCGGGCGATTACAAGCCCCAGGTGTTCGCCATTGTGCTTGGTGGGTACAACGTGATTGAGAGAATGAACAATGCAGGCTCGAAGCACGGCAATGCGCCAAAACGGCACTACGTCATCGAGGGCTGCGGGGAGCTGTGCACGCTCGCCAAGTCGCACATCGTGCCGATGCCGTGGAAACTGTACGAGTCTGTGTCTGTTGGGTACGATGAAGAAAAATTCGGCCCGCGCCTGTCAGCGGACGTGCTCAAGCACTCCGATGAGATCGGTGCCGCGGAGCATgtgacacagcagcagcagcagcagcagcgtagcTTGGCGGAGGTTCGTAAGAAGAAATGGTGGTTTTTCTAG
- a CDS encoding 60S ribosomal protein L26, putative (TriTrypDB/GeneDB-style sysID: LpmP.34.1520) has protein sequence MVSIKCGSRRKARRAHFQAPSHVRRVLMSAPLSKELRAKYNVRAMPVRKDDEVIVKRGAFKGREGKVTACYRLKWVIHIDKVNREKANGSTVAVGIHPSNVEITKLKLTHHRKAILERKDRSSKSDKGKGKISAADKAMQQMD, from the coding sequence ATGGTGAGTATCAAGTGCGGTTCCCGCCGCAAGGCCCGCCGCGCGCACTTCCAGGCCCCGAGCCATGTGCGCCGTGTACTCATGAGTGCCCCGCTCTccaaggagctgcgcgccaagTACAACGTGCGTGCCATGCCCGTGCGCAAGGATGACGAGGTCATCGTGAAGCGTGGCGCCTTCAAGGGCCGTGAGGGTAAGGTGACGGCGTGCTACCGCCTCAAGTGGGTCATTCACATCGATAAGGTGAACCGCGAGAAGGCGAACGGCTCCACCGTGGCCGTCGGCATCCACCCCTCCAACGTCGAAATCACGAAGCTGAAGCTGACGCACCACCGCAAGGCCATCCTGGAGCGCAAGGACCGCTCGTCCAAGAGCGACAAGGGCAAGGGCAAAATCAGCGCCGCGGACAAGGCCATGCAGCAGATGGACTAA
- a CDS encoding casein kinase II, putative (TriTrypDB/GeneDB-style sysID: LpmP.34.1570) — translation MSSKPLPNSPASDGAHRYANINVNKPSSYWDYDSLRVQWNSPDRYEVVQKIGRGKYSDVFLGVDTKVPRQVVIKVLKPVKKKKILRELMVLQTLKGGPNIVELFDVVREPNSKTPSFVFEYVKSCDFRTVFPTLTDLEVRSYIFQVIMALEYAHSHGIMHRDVKPNNVCLDFKTGKLKLIDWGLAEFYHPATSYNARVASRYFKGPELLVELPMYDYRLDMWSLGCMLAAMIFIREPFFRGKDNTDQLVRIVKVLGTDDLQVYLKKYNASLPPVLEATLGYHAKKPWQSFVNGQNEHLCPPDALSFLDKLLQYDHMKRIQATEALMDSYFDPVRPKDFTIDGITTAAESRGGSASIRDEESEHEKKAPRMES, via the coding sequence ATGTCTTCAAAACCGCTACCAAACTCTCCGGCTTCCGATGGCGCGCATCGCTACGCCAACATCAACGTGAACAAGCCCTCCTCTTACTGGGACTACGACTCTCTGCGCGTGCAGTGGAATAGCCCTGACCGTTATGAGGTGGTGCAGAAGATCGGCCGTGGCAAATACAGCGACGTCTTCCTCGGCGTAGACACCAAAGTACCGCGTCAGGTGGTGATCAAGGTGCTGAAGCCAGtcaagaaaaagaagattCTGCGTGAGTTGATGGTGCTGCAGACGCTCAAAGGCGGTCCGAATATCGTTGAACTCTTCGATGTTGTGCGGGAGCCTAATAGCAAAACCCCGTCCTTTGTCTTTGAGTACGTGAAGTCGTGCGACTTTCGCACCGTTTTCCCTACCCTCACCGATCTAGAGGTGCGTAGCTATATTTTCCAGGTTATCATGGCCCTCGAATACGCCCACTCTCACGGCATCATGCACCGTGATGTGAAACCAAACAACGTGTGCCTGGACTTCAAGACAGGGAAGCTGAAGCTGATTGACTGGGGGCTTGCTGAGTTCTACCATCCTGCTACGTCCTATAATGCTCGCGTCGCATCCCGCTACTTTAAGGGACCGGAGCTGCTCGTAGAATTACCCATGTACGACTACCGCCTGGACATGTGGTCACTGGGATGCATGTTAGCCGCCATGATCTTTATTCGTGAGCCATTCTTCCGCGGGAAGGACAACACGGATCAGCTGGTGCGCATCGTAAAGGTGCTCGGCACGGACGATCTGCAAGTGTACCTGAAGAAATACAACGCGAGTTTACCTCCTGTGCTCGAGGCGACGTTAGGCTACCACGCGAAGAAGCCGTGGCAGAGCTTTGTGAATGGGCAAAATGAGCACCTATGCCCACCTGATGCACTCTCATTTTTAGACAAGCTGCTTCAGTATGATCACATGAAACGAATTCAAGCGACAGAAGCGCTGATGGACTCGTACTTTGATCCGGTCCGACCCAAAGACTTTACGATAGACGGAATCACCACAGCGGCTGAgagcagaggtggcagcgcaaGTATACGtgacgaagagagcgaacaCGAAAAGAAGGCACCAAGGATGGAGTCGTGA
- a CDS encoding dynein-associated roadblock protein-like protein (TriTrypDB/GeneDB-style sysID: LpmP.34.1590) yields the protein MSEIEETFQRISQRPNVVGLIVVDNEGTPIRSTIEDTVVQNQYAHLITSLAAKARHCVRDLDPTNDLCFLRIRSKKNEIMVAPDKDFILIVIQSIVE from the coding sequence ATGTCAGAGATCGAGGAAACGTTTCAGCGCATCAGCCAGCGACCCAATGTGGTTGGGCTTATTGTAGTGGACAATGAAGGTACTCCTATCCGAAGCACTATTGAGGACACTGTAGTACAAAACCAATATGCACACCTGATTACATCACTTGCTGCTAAAGCACGCCATTGTGTTCGTGACTTAGACCCGACGAACGACCTCTGCTTCCTTCGCATCCGCTCGAAAAAGAACGAGATCATGGTTGCACCAGACAAAGACTTCATCCTGATTGTTATTCAGAGCATTGTCGAGTAG